Below is a genomic region from Spongiibacter nanhainus.
CCATTTTGTGAGCCGTCGGCCAGTACCGGTGCGTCGCCCATCAGCGCCAGCAGGTCTTTCAGGTCCTGGAGGCCGATGCCGGAAACGCTGCCGTCACGGAAGGGGGAATTGGGGCTGAACTGCAGACCCAGGGCGAAGCCCTTCATCTCACCCCAGTGCTTGGCCAGGTTCAGGAAGTTGGCCTGGCTGGCAAAGGCGCCGTTGTCGAATTCATTCATATCGGCGACAACGTCGTTGATGTAGTGCACCACGGTCGCGGCGATACATTTTTCCCAGGTTTTAGCGGCGACATCGATATGGCTGTTCAGCTCGTCGAGTTGTTCTGCGCTCAGGCTGCCTTCAGCGGCGGCCTGATTGAGAATAAAGCGGCCGGCTACAAAGGCATCGAAGGTCGTTTTGCTGAAGTCGGTACCGCTGGTGCTACCTTTGTCGCGTTTGGCGCAGTTGGTGGAGTTGGCCAGGTTAACTTCGCTGCGCAGATCGATACTGCCATCGTTGTTGCTATCTTTGTAGAAGGCGTCGCCAGCGATCTCTTCATCGCTGTAGCTGTTGTAGTCACGGGCGGCGCCGAAGTAACCAAAGGCTTCGTCCCACTTGTGCTCGGCAAAGGTGTAGGGCGCGTCGCCATCCTGTTCGTGGTTGGCGTCATCGGCGAAGTCGGTCTGCAGGTAGTCGTTGGTACCCTGGGAGAAGGTGACCGCGCCCAGCAGGAATTTCTGGATCAGCTGGCGGTAGTCGCGACCCGCTGCATCGACGGTGACGGTGCCGATATTGGCCGTGCCGCCGGTGATGGCAAACTGGGGATCGGTGCCGTCAGTGGCTTCCGTCGCAACGCGCTCGATAAACAGGTCAACCAGTTCTATAGGCAAGTCATTGACGCCTAATTCACCCCATCCGAAAAATTCGCCGCCAATCAGCTTGTCGACTTCGCCGCCAGCGGTGCCGTTACCACCGGCGATTTTGCCGTCGAGGTTTTTGCCAGTGGAGATGTCGCCGAAAGTGGGGCCGGGGATCAGGGTTTCACCGTCCAGGCTGTAATTGTAGTTGGTGGAGTCAACGTTGCCGCTGATGTAGAAGTCCAAGTCTGCGGCGACGTCGCCGGGTATTGCGCCGGGCTCGTCGCTAAGATCTTGCAGTGCCAGGACCAGGTCTTCGATCAGAACGTGGCGTGCGGTTTGGCCGGTGTAGCTAACCGCGCTCTCACCTGCGGTGATTTGGCTTTCAAAACTGTAGGTATCCGGTACCGAAGGTTGATCCGGGTTGTTGTCTTTGTTGCCACCGCCACTGCTACCGCCGCCACAGGCGGATAGGGTGGCGACTGAGGCGGCCAGAGCCGCTGAAATTAGGATGCGCTTGCTCATGTTATTACTCGCATTTTGACGATATGAATTGGGCTGTCTCTATTGCTGCGAATGAGACCGCCGCGAATCGAATTGCAATACTACGTGAAAATACGAGTAATTATCAAGAACATTGCAGTTAATGATTAAGTGGTGGAGCGGGGGCATGAGCGTGCAATAAAAAAGGCCCGGTCGCTGGGGCGTTCCGGGCCTTTTCAGAGCTGCTTTGGCCGGCCCAGGTTTAGGGCGGCGTTGATGAGATGGGAGGGTTATTCGCCCTGGTCGCCCATCATTGATTGTTGATAGTTCTGCAGTCCGACTCTGTCGATCAGGCTGAGCTGAGTCTCCAGCCAGTCGATATGCTCTTCTTCAGACTCGAGAATGCTCTCGAGTAGCTCACGGCTGACGTAGTCACCTACGGATTCGCAGTATTTGATGCCTTCTTTCAGATCCGGCACGGCCTTAAGCTCCAGGCTCAGATCGCACTCCAGCATTTCTTTGGTGTTTTCGCCAATCAGCAGCTTGCCGAGGTCTTGTAAGTTTGGAATGCCCTCGAGAAACAGGATGCGCTTGATCAGCTCATCGGCATGCTTCATTTCGTCGATGGATTCGTGGTACTCGTAGTCGCCCAGCTCGTGGAGCCCCCAATCCTTATACATCCGGGAGTGGAGGAAGTACTGGTTAATGGCGATGAGTTCGTTGCCGAGCGCCTTGTTGAGGTGGGCGATAACCTGTGCGTCGCCTTTCATGATCGTAGTCCCTTCCGCTGTGTGGGTGTAATACTGCGAAAGTGTAACGAGCTGAGTGGCGAAGTCAATATAAG
It encodes:
- a CDS encoding DUF4856 domain-containing protein gives rise to the protein MSKRILISAALAASVATLSACGGGSSGGGNKDNNPDQPSVPDTYSFESQITAGESAVSYTGQTARHVLIEDLVLALQDLSDEPGAIPGDVAADLDFYISGNVDSTNYNYSLDGETLIPGPTFGDISTGKNLDGKIAGGNGTAGGEVDKLIGGEFFGWGELGVNDLPIELVDLFIERVATEATDGTDPQFAITGGTANIGTVTVDAAGRDYRQLIQKFLLGAVTFSQGTNDYLQTDFADDANHEQDGDAPYTFAEHKWDEAFGYFGAARDYNSYSDEEIAGDAFYKDSNNDGSIDLRSEVNLANSTNCAKRDKGSTSGTDFSKTTFDAFVAGRFILNQAAAEGSLSAEQLDELNSHIDVAAKTWEKCIAATVVHYINDVVADMNEFDNGAFASQANFLNLAKHWGEMKGFALGLQFSPNSPFRDGSVSGIGLQDLKDLLALMGDAPVLADGSQNGEAPAGTAQEAIDAYITDLLAIRSTLQTAYEFDSADVENW
- the bfr gene encoding bacterioferritin, with protein sequence MKGDAQVIAHLNKALGNELIAINQYFLHSRMYKDWGLHELGDYEYHESIDEMKHADELIKRILFLEGIPNLQDLGKLLIGENTKEMLECDLSLELKAVPDLKEGIKYCESVGDYVSRELLESILESEEEHIDWLETQLSLIDRVGLQNYQQSMMGDQGE